The Blattabacterium cuenoti genome includes a region encoding these proteins:
- a CDS encoding SanA/YdcF family protein: MKRIFFFIILFFLSCYLGISLWSTRKSYDCIDYVPYNTFGVVLGTSKYLHGGGVNAYFKYRIDAAFYLFYHKKIRYIIVSGDNREKNYNEPKMMKKELIRKGIPSYFIYEDFHGINTLHSVLRVYKIFNQKRFTIISQKFHNERAIFIGNCLGLDVIGFNAQSLSFDSKIQIREFFARIKALWDIFLILKKSG; this comes from the coding sequence ATAAAACGTATATTTTTTTTCATAATTTTATTTTTTCTTTCTTGTTATCTTGGAATAAGTTTATGGTCAACAAGAAAAAGTTATGATTGTATAGATTATGTCCCATATAATACATTTGGTGTAGTTTTAGGCACTTCTAAATATTTACATGGAGGAGGAGTAAATGCTTATTTTAAGTATAGAATTGATGCTGCATTTTATCTTTTTTATCATAAAAAAATACGTTATATCATTGTAAGTGGAGATAATAGAGAAAAAAATTACAATGAACCAAAAATGATGAAGAAGGAATTAATAAGAAAAGGGATCCCTTCTTATTTTATATATGAAGATTTTCATGGAATTAATACTTTGCATTCTGTTTTAAGAGTTTATAAAATTTTTAATCAAAAAAGGTTTACAATTATATCTCAAAAGTTTCACAATGAAAGAGCTATTTTTATTGGAAATTGTTTAGGATTAGATGTTATTGGGTTTAACGCTCAAAGTCTTTCTTTTGACAGTAAAATACAAATTAGAGAATTTTTTGCTAGAATTAAAGCCTTATGGGATATTTTTTTGATTTTAAAAAAATCAGGATAG
- the pdxH gene encoding pyridoxamine 5'-phosphate oxidase, whose protein sequence is MTFDLSNYRKNYHKNSLLESEIPKDPFQLFHNWFQQEKLFHKKNNEEINAMSISTIGKDGGPETRIVLLKEYSEKGFVFYTNYYSFKGRSIQNIPKVCISFYWKNTERQILIKGITSKIKKEKSDEYFQKRPKKNQIGCWASKQSTTISSKEYLLKQYNKWNNFFDKKIIKRPFYWGGYIIKPYNMEFWQGQPNRLHDRLVYSLEKEKKWILYRLSP, encoded by the coding sequence ATGACTTTTGATTTAAGTAATTATAGAAAAAATTATCATAAAAATTCTTTATTAGAATCTGAAATTCCAAAGGACCCTTTTCAATTGTTTCATAATTGGTTTCAACAAGAAAAGCTTTTCCATAAAAAAAATAATGAGGAAATTAACGCTATGTCTATTTCCACTATAGGAAAAGACGGTGGTCCAGAAACTAGAATTGTTTTGCTTAAAGAATATTCTGAAAAAGGATTTGTTTTTTATACAAATTATTATAGTTTTAAAGGAAGATCCATTCAAAACATACCTAAAGTATGTATTTCTTTTTATTGGAAAAATACAGAAAGACAAATTCTTATTAAAGGAATAACATCTAAAATAAAAAAAGAAAAATCGGATGAATATTTTCAAAAAAGACCTAAAAAAAATCAAATAGGATGTTGGGCGTCTAAACAAAGTACGACCATTTCATCCAAAGAATATTTATTAAAACAATATAATAAATGGAATAATTTTTTTGATAAAAAAATTATAAAACGTCCTTTTTATTGGGGTGGATATATTATAAAACCTTATAATATGGAATTTTGGCAGGGGCAACCCAATAGACTTCATGACAGATTAGTTTACAGTCTAGAAAAAGAAAAAAAATGGATTTTGTATAGATTGTCTCCATAA
- the menD gene encoding 2-succinyl-5-enolpyruvyl-6-hydroxy-3-cyclohexene-1-carboxylic-acid synthase — translation MYSNKKVVQSLGEILKKKSIFNIVISPGSRNAPIIIHFTQNKDFQSYSIVDERCAGFFALGIAQQIRKPVVISCTSGSAVVNYYPAVTEAFYQKIPLILVTADRPKEIIDIFEGQSIHQENIFQKHVETSVQLTEDESQSGIWYNEKLINESINKCILKNKPIHINIPFSDPLYKTTNQLQVKPKIIKSIPVKNCFLETSKSYKREQSMWKKYKRKMILLGLHYPEKNMEKILRELSLDPSIIILTETTSHVSGKLFFSNIDLLIFNMTVKEWISLKPHILLTIGINIISKKIKFFLRKYPPIYHWHIGENYENYPDTYYKLTTYWPITSESFFKIFKNYNLSASDYRYKWEKLKKKRIKKHKFFFKKEKSFSDLKVLFFVFKSIPNNSILQLGNSMIIRYYELFNQKKCSIQSYCNRGTSGIDGCVSTAIGSSVSSKKVVTLIIGDISFFYDSNALWNNYVPKNFRIILINNGGGNIFRFISKTKFPEKIFNFFETKHIFSAEKICEMYSWKYEKVSNQHTMKNSLSSFWKKSERPCLLEIDTHKYKNAEILKKYLSYLS, via the coding sequence ATGTATTCAAACAAAAAAGTGGTACAAAGTTTAGGTGAGATTTTAAAAAAAAAATCCATATTCAATATCGTCATATCTCCAGGATCTAGAAATGCTCCTATTATTATCCATTTTACACAAAATAAAGATTTTCAATCTTATAGCATTGTAGATGAACGTTGTGCAGGTTTTTTTGCTTTAGGAATAGCACAACAAATCAGAAAACCTGTAGTCATTAGTTGTACTTCTGGATCTGCTGTTGTCAACTATTATCCTGCAGTAACAGAAGCTTTTTATCAGAAAATTCCACTTATTTTAGTAACTGCAGATCGTCCAAAAGAAATTATAGATATTTTTGAAGGACAATCAATTCATCAGGAAAATATTTTTCAAAAACATGTAGAAACATCTGTTCAACTAACAGAAGATGAATCTCAATCAGGAATATGGTACAATGAAAAATTAATTAATGAATCCATAAACAAATGCATTTTAAAAAATAAACCTATACATATTAATATTCCTTTTTCAGATCCACTTTATAAAACAACAAATCAATTACAAGTAAAACCTAAAATCATAAAAAGTATACCTGTAAAAAATTGTTTTCTTGAAACATCCAAATCTTATAAAAGAGAACAATCTATGTGGAAAAAATATAAAAGAAAAATGATTTTATTAGGACTACATTATCCAGAGAAAAATATGGAAAAGATTTTGAGAGAATTAAGCCTAGATCCATCTATTATTATTTTGACAGAAACAACATCTCATGTATCCGGAAAATTATTCTTCTCAAATATAGATCTACTTATTTTTAATATGACTGTTAAAGAGTGGATCAGTTTAAAACCTCATATTCTATTAACTATTGGAATAAATATTATATCCAAAAAAATAAAGTTTTTTTTGAGAAAATACCCTCCAATATATCATTGGCATATAGGAGAAAATTATGAAAATTACCCAGATACTTATTATAAATTAACTACTTATTGGCCTATAACTTCAGAATCATTTTTTAAAATTTTTAAAAATTATAATCTATCTGCTTCAGATTATAGATATAAATGGGAAAAATTAAAAAAAAAAAGAATCAAAAAACATAAATTTTTTTTTAAAAAAGAAAAAAGTTTTTCTGATTTAAAAGTTTTATTTTTTGTATTTAAATCCATTCCTAATAATTCAATTCTACAATTAGGAAATAGTATGATAATTAGATATTATGAACTTTTTAATCAAAAAAAATGTTCTATTCAATCTTATTGTAATCGTGGAACATCAGGAATAGATGGGTGTGTTTCAACAGCTATAGGTTCTTCCGTAAGCAGCAAAAAAGTAGTCACATTAATCATTGGAGACATAAGTTTTTTTTATGATAGTAATGCTTTATGGAATAATTATGTTCCAAAAAATTTTCGTATTATACTCATCAATAATGGAGGTGGAAACATTTTTAGATTTATTTCAAAAACCAAATTCCCTGAAAAAATTTTCAATTTTTTTGAAACAAAACATATTTTTTCTGCAGAAAAAATATGCGAAATGTATAGTTGGAAATACGAAAAGGTGTCTAATCAACACACTATGAAAAATAGTTTGTCTTCTTTTTGGAAAAAATCAGAAAGACCTTGTCTTCTAGAGATAGATACTCATAAATACAAAAATGCAGAAATTTTGAAAAAATACTTATCTTATCTATCCTGA
- the secA gene encoding preprotein translocase subunit SecA — MSFIRKILNKLLVNKSERDLKEVRKFLVQIKEEEKKISLLSDDELRNKTYNFKKIIKESIKKFDEEEKNLLKKIQEKFCSISVLQKIYFSIEEIREKRYSIEQKELMNILPQAFALIKETAKRLKKNEKLVVKTTSFDQKLSEKKSYVFLDENESIWKNKWDAYGKSIVWDMVHYDVQLMGGVVLHQGKIAEMATGEGKTFVATLAAYLNALSGRGVHIVTVNNYLSRRDTGWMAPLMEFHGLKVDCIDNYSSSDVQKRKIAYQADITYGTNNEFGFDYLRDNMASSQEELVQRELNYAIIDEIDSVLIDEARTPLIISGPVDPKKDNKEEFELFKGKVEDLVNKQNIIVNSFLQETKNLIKNGNKKLGGLKLFQAHRGLPKKKSLIKFLSEDNIRLILQKTENQYLQDYGREMYKVDKDLYFVIDEKNNTVELTDKGIEFLSGNVEDASFFVLPDVNMELADLEKNKLPKEKEIKEKEKLLKNFSIKSQRIHTINQLLKAFTLFEKDVDYVVLGGKIKIVDEQTGRIMEGRRYSDGLHQAIEAKENVQIESSSQTFATITLQNYFRMYRKISGMTGTAETESGEFWHIYKLDVVVIPTHRIVQRKDLQDLVFKTKREKYNAIIEKIIHLSRHEKRPVLVGTTSVEVSEFLSRALKFRKIPHNVLNAKLHEKEADIVAKAGLSGSVTIATNMAGRGTDIKLSKEVIKNGGLAVLGTERHDSRRVDNQLRGRSGRQGDPGSSQFYVSLEDNLIRLFIDSERLSKLMDRFGHKEGDIIQHPLLTKSIEKAQKKIEDNNFSMRKRLLDYDDVINKQREFIYKKRKNALCGNELSLDISNMVYVLLDVMISVNKSLNDFKNLEYEFLQIFDMKFPFHEREFLSYKERDCVNQLHDIIINFYDKKKKKMIDIDIIPIISNIIVKNQEDYQIQVIFTDGLQNVVSVSDLKVFYNTQGRSLLSIFEKKTILCFMDEKWKEHLRDMDSLRYSVQNAVFEQKDPLIVYKQNAFNLFQERVYDINKKIVSFLLKSTIMRGDILCIPKNNIKMDFLMKSKSGKKLGRNNRINIRHLITGETKNIKFKQAEFLLEQGEWVIEDDSF, encoded by the coding sequence ATGAGTTTTATCAGAAAAATATTAAATAAATTATTAGTTAACAAAAGTGAAAGGGACCTTAAAGAGGTTAGAAAATTTTTGGTTCAAATCAAAGAAGAGGAAAAAAAGATCTCTTTATTGTCTGATGATGAATTGAGAAATAAAACTTATAATTTTAAGAAAATTATAAAAGAGTCTATAAAAAAATTTGATGAAGAGGAAAAAAATTTGTTAAAAAAAATACAAGAAAAATTTTGTTCTATTAGCGTTTTGCAAAAAATATACTTTAGTATAGAAGAAATTAGAGAAAAACGTTATAGTATAGAACAAAAAGAATTGATGAATATTTTACCTCAAGCCTTTGCTTTAATTAAAGAAACGGCCAAACGTTTAAAAAAAAATGAGAAACTTGTAGTAAAAACGACCTCTTTCGACCAAAAATTATCCGAAAAAAAGTCTTATGTATTTTTGGATGAAAATGAATCTATTTGGAAAAATAAGTGGGATGCATATGGAAAATCAATAGTTTGGGATATGGTCCATTACGATGTTCAATTAATGGGAGGGGTCGTATTACATCAAGGAAAAATAGCTGAAATGGCAACAGGAGAAGGAAAGACTTTTGTAGCTACTTTAGCTGCTTATTTAAATGCTTTATCTGGAAGAGGAGTGCATATTGTCACAGTTAATAATTATTTATCTAGAAGAGATACGGGATGGATGGCCCCTTTAATGGAGTTTCATGGATTAAAGGTTGATTGTATTGATAATTATTCATCTTCTGATGTACAAAAACGTAAGATAGCATATCAAGCAGATATTACTTATGGAACAAATAATGAGTTTGGATTTGATTATCTGAGAGATAATATGGCTTCTTCTCAAGAAGAATTAGTTCAAAGAGAATTAAATTATGCCATTATAGATGAAATTGATTCTGTATTGATAGATGAAGCACGTACTCCTTTGATTATATCTGGACCTGTAGACCCTAAAAAAGATAATAAAGAGGAGTTTGAATTATTTAAAGGAAAAGTCGAAGACCTTGTTAATAAACAAAATATAATAGTTAATAGTTTTTTGCAGGAAACAAAAAATTTGATAAAAAATGGAAATAAAAAATTAGGAGGATTAAAATTATTTCAGGCTCATCGTGGATTACCAAAGAAAAAGTCCTTAATTAAATTTTTGAGTGAAGATAATATACGTTTGATTTTACAAAAAACTGAAAATCAGTATTTACAAGATTATGGAAGAGAAATGTATAAAGTAGACAAAGATCTTTATTTTGTGATTGATGAAAAAAATAACACAGTAGAATTAACAGATAAAGGAATTGAGTTTTTATCTGGAAATGTGGAAGATGCAAGTTTTTTTGTATTGCCAGATGTGAATATGGAACTTGCTGATTTAGAAAAAAATAAACTTCCTAAAGAAAAAGAAATCAAGGAAAAAGAAAAACTTTTGAAAAATTTTTCTATTAAATCGCAAAGAATACATACTATCAATCAGCTTCTTAAAGCTTTTACTTTGTTTGAGAAAGATGTGGATTATGTTGTTTTGGGTGGTAAAATAAAAATAGTAGATGAACAAACTGGTCGTATTATGGAAGGAAGACGTTATTCAGATGGCTTGCATCAAGCTATAGAAGCGAAAGAAAATGTACAGATAGAATCTTCCAGTCAAACTTTTGCGACAATTACTTTGCAAAATTATTTTAGAATGTATAGAAAAATATCTGGAATGACGGGGACAGCGGAAACGGAATCCGGAGAATTTTGGCATATTTACAAACTGGATGTGGTCGTTATCCCTACACACAGGATTGTACAAAGAAAAGATTTGCAGGATCTTGTTTTCAAAACAAAACGAGAAAAATATAATGCAATCATAGAAAAAATTATTCATTTGTCTAGACATGAAAAACGTCCAGTTCTTGTTGGAACAACCTCTGTTGAGGTTTCAGAATTTTTAAGTAGGGCTTTAAAATTCAGGAAAATACCGCATAATGTTTTAAATGCAAAATTGCATGAAAAAGAAGCAGATATTGTAGCAAAAGCAGGATTATCTGGATCTGTTACTATAGCGACTAATATGGCAGGTAGAGGGACAGATATTAAACTTTCAAAAGAGGTCATAAAAAATGGAGGATTAGCAGTTTTAGGTACAGAAAGGCATGATTCTAGAAGAGTTGACAATCAATTAAGAGGTAGATCTGGACGTCAGGGAGATCCAGGAAGTTCTCAATTTTATGTTTCATTAGAAGATAATCTAATTCGTTTATTTATTGATTCAGAAAGACTTTCAAAACTTATGGATAGATTTGGTCATAAAGAAGGGGATATTATACAACATCCTTTGTTAACAAAATCTATTGAAAAAGCACAAAAAAAAATAGAAGATAATAATTTTAGCATGCGAAAACGTTTGTTGGACTATGATGATGTAATTAATAAACAAAGAGAATTTATTTATAAAAAGCGAAAGAATGCATTATGTGGTAACGAATTGAGTTTAGATATTTCTAATATGGTTTATGTTTTATTAGATGTGATGATCTCGGTCAATAAATCTCTAAACGATTTTAAAAATTTGGAATATGAATTTCTTCAAATTTTTGATATGAAATTTCCGTTTCATGAGAGAGAGTTTTTATCTTATAAAGAACGTGATTGTGTGAATCAACTTCATGATATCATTATCAATTTTTATGATAAAAAAAAGAAAAAAATGATTGATATAGATATCATTCCAATTATATCTAATATTATTGTAAAAAATCAGGAAGATTATCAAATACAAGTTATTTTCACTGATGGACTGCAAAATGTAGTTTCTGTATCAGATTTGAAGGTCTTTTATAATACCCAAGGACGATCTTTATTATCAATATTTGAAAAAAAGACTATATTATGTTTTATGGATGAAAAATGGAAGGAACATTTACGTGATATGGATAGTTTGCGATATTCTGTACAAAATGCAGTTTTTGAACAAAAAGATCCTCTGATCGTTTATAAACAAAATGCTTTTAATTTATTTCAAGAAAGAGTTTATGATATCAATAAAAAAATTGTTTCTTTTTTGCTTAAATCTACCATAATGAGAGGTGATATTTTATGTATTCCAAAAAATAATATAAAAATGGATTTTTTAATGAAAAGTAAAAGTGGAAAAAAATTGGGTAGAAATAATAGAATTAACATTCGTCATTTAATTACAGGAGAAACGAAGAATATTAAATTTAAACAAGCCGAGTTTCTTTTAGAACAGGGCGAATGGGTTATAGAGGATGATTCTTTTTAG
- a CDS encoding DUF2795 domain-containing protein, producing the protein MYWTLELASHLEDAPWPATKEELIDFAIRTGAPLEVVENLQQLENGEGEVFESIEDIWADYPRDDEDFYWNRDEYEL; encoded by the coding sequence ATGTATTGGACTTTAGAATTAGCTTCTCATTTAGAAGATGCCCCTTGGCCTGCAACAAAGGAAGAATTGATTGATTTTGCTATTCGTACTGGAGCCCCTTTGGAAGTGGTTGAAAACCTTCAACAATTAGAAAATGGAGAAGGAGAGGTTTTTGAATCTATAGAAGATATATGGGCCGATTATCCACGTGACGATGAAGATTTTTATTGGAATAGAGATGAATATGAACTTTAA
- the fmt gene encoding methionyl-tRNA formyltransferase, protein MNFFIKLQDKISEFKLQINYMKKFPKIVFIGSTNFSLFSLKELYMKQYNIVGVITSPDNPIHKNEKYFSPVKKYALENNIPFLQPGNLLDDTFLKNLKAWNADIQIVVSFKILPKKVWDLPKMGSFNLHASLLPQYRGAAPINWVIINGENKTGLTTFFIEEKIDSGKILFQKEIEIGKEETAGELEYKLKKMSGSMIIKTLEKIMKKQIKPIDQKNINSLKYAPKISTKNCRIQWDDPSIESIYNKIRGLSPHPAAWTLLFFHKKKFVRFKIFVVKKILKKHSIPIGLIFNISSSEMRISVKEGFISIIEGQIEGKKRMNIKNLINGIKIRKNLFVR, encoded by the coding sequence ATGAACTTTTTCATAAAATTACAAGATAAAATTAGTGAATTTAAATTACAAATAAATTACATGAAAAAGTTTCCAAAAATTGTATTCATAGGGTCAACAAATTTTTCACTTTTCTCTTTAAAAGAATTATACATGAAACAATATAATATAGTAGGGGTAATTACAAGTCCTGATAATCCCATTCATAAAAATGAAAAATATTTTTCTCCTGTAAAAAAATATGCATTGGAAAATAATATTCCTTTTTTACAACCTGGAAATCTTCTTGATGATACCTTTTTAAAAAATCTGAAAGCATGGAATGCAGATATACAAATTGTTGTTTCTTTCAAAATTTTACCTAAAAAAGTGTGGGATTTACCTAAAATGGGTTCTTTTAATTTACATGCATCTCTTCTTCCACAATATAGGGGGGCTGCTCCTATCAATTGGGTCATTATTAATGGAGAAAATAAAACTGGATTAACAACTTTTTTCATAGAAGAAAAAATAGACTCTGGAAAAATTCTTTTCCAAAAAGAAATAGAAATAGGAAAAGAGGAGACTGCAGGAGAATTAGAATATAAACTCAAAAAAATGAGTGGATCTATGATTATAAAAACTTTAGAAAAAATTATGAAAAAACAAATAAAACCTATTGATCAAAAAAATATAAATTCTTTAAAGTATGCTCCAAAAATATCTACTAAAAATTGTAGAATACAATGGGACGATCCTTCTATTGAATCCATTTATAATAAAATAAGAGGATTAAGCCCTCATCCTGCTGCATGGACTTTATTATTTTTTCATAAAAAGAAATTTGTGAGATTCAAAATTTTTGTCGTAAAAAAAATACTCAAAAAACATTCTATTCCTATTGGATTAATATTCAATATATCATCATCTGAAATGCGAATATCCGTTAAAGAAGGTTTTATATCTATTATTGAAGGACAAATAGAAGGAAAAAAAAGAATGAATATAAAAAACTTAATTAATGGAATAAAAATAAGAAAAAATCTTTTTGTTCGGTAA
- a CDS encoding HU family DNA-binding protein has protein sequence MNKTELVNSIAEKTGITKIKAKNVTDAFIETVIESLKKGDKVTLVGFGTFSVVERHPRNGVNPRTGKKIHIPGKKVAKFKIGAELTKL, from the coding sequence ATGAACAAAACGGAATTGGTTAATTCAATAGCTGAAAAAACTGGAATAACAAAAATAAAAGCTAAAAATGTTACAGATGCATTTATTGAAACAGTAATTGAATCATTAAAAAAAGGAGATAAGGTAACCCTCGTAGGATTCGGAACCTTTTCTGTTGTAGAAAGACATCCTAGAAACGGAGTAAATCCTAGAACAGGAAAAAAAATACACATTCCAGGAAAAAAAGTGGCTAAATTCAAAATAGGAGCAGAATTAACAAAATTGTAA
- the dnaN gene encoding DNA polymerase III subunit beta, with amino-acid sequence MYFFVSSHFLLQKLHTLYKIVNSENSSSRYLIFEIIENQLKIIAFSDSENIINTSIKVYAKKYTKEKVVVSTKFMIDILTTFPNETLLFKKKKNALNIFSEQGSYKIPIFFHEESIDFFQKKRSILRSSTMKITLFSNLLSKILNQTLFAVGDKKFQTILNGVFFKFSPYEANFVATDTFRLVKYTIKNLKFDKSIEFTIPKKSLDIIRKILKEEKKSNVIIEYNNEIDIVFHFQNHIFSCRLINEKYPDYNSVIPNNNRDVSLVINRLLLLNTIRRISIFSKNRKNFIRFHLNHNKLKIREQTSVNNDNFESEIQCKPIFDDLKKTKSIKMGFNSKFLIEILSSLNENFICFELYHSNKIGILKPFSNEESKKEESISILIMSTI; translated from the coding sequence ATGTATTTCTTTGTTTCTAGTCATTTTCTATTACAAAAATTACATACTTTATATAAAATTGTAAATTCTGAAAATTCAAGTTCAAGATATTTGATTTTTGAAATCATAGAAAATCAATTGAAAATTATTGCTTTCAGTGATTCAGAAAATATAATTAACACTTCTATCAAGGTTTATGCAAAAAAATATACAAAAGAAAAAGTAGTCGTATCTACTAAATTTATGATAGATATTTTAACCACATTTCCGAATGAAACTCTTCTTTTTAAGAAAAAAAAAAATGCACTGAATATTTTTTCTGAACAAGGATCTTATAAAATACCTATCTTTTTTCATGAGGAATCAATTGATTTTTTTCAGAAAAAAAGATCCATATTGAGATCATCTACTATGAAAATAACTTTATTTTCAAATCTTCTTTCAAAGATATTAAATCAAACGTTATTCGCTGTTGGAGATAAAAAATTTCAAACAATCCTGAATGGAGTTTTTTTTAAATTTTCTCCTTATGAAGCAAATTTTGTAGCAACAGATACTTTTCGTCTCGTGAAATATACTATCAAAAATTTGAAATTTGATAAATCTATTGAATTTACTATTCCAAAAAAATCTCTTGATATAATTAGAAAAATTTTAAAAGAGGAAAAAAAGAGCAATGTCATCATTGAATACAACAATGAGATTGATATAGTCTTTCATTTTCAAAATCATATTTTTTCATGTAGATTAATCAATGAAAAATATCCAGATTACAATTCTGTTATTCCTAATAATAATCGTGACGTTTCTCTTGTTATCAATAGACTTTTATTATTAAATACCATCAGAAGAATTTCTATTTTTTCTAAAAATAGAAAGAATTTTATTCGATTTCACTTAAATCATAATAAATTGAAAATACGTGAACAAACCTCTGTTAATAATGATAATTTTGAATCTGAAATTCAATGTAAACCGATTTTTGATGATTTAAAAAAAACAAAAAGTATAAAAATGGGTTTCAATTCTAAATTTTTAATTGAAATTTTATCTTCTTTAAATGAAAACTTTATTTGTTTCGAACTGTATCATTCAAATAAAATAGGTATTTTAAAACCTTTTTCTAATGAAGAGAGTAAAAAAGAAGAATCCATTTCTATATTGATTATGTCTACAATATGA